The sequence ATCCCCGGCCGACCGGTGGTGTGGTAGCGGATGGCGTTCAGCACGTCCTCGTCGGCCACGCCGAAGCGCGCCTTGGCCACCTCGGCGGCGACGGGGCCGTGCCACAGCTCGGCGTCGTAGGCGAGGACGTCCTGGGGAAAGGCGCTCGCCTGCACCGCCGCGCGCAGCCGGTCGATGGGCCAGAACTTGGCGAAGTCGTGCAGAATGGCCGCCAGCTCCGCCTTCGTCGGGTCGGCTCCGTAGCGTTCGGCAAGCCGCACCGCCGCCTCCACCACCCCGAGGGTGTGGAGGTAGCGGGGCTCCGGGACCTCGTCCCGCAGCGCCCGAAGCAACGTCTCGCGGTCAACGCTTCCGTTTCCCATAGACCTCATGCGCCTCCATGTACTGCCGCACCGCCTCCGGCACCAGGTAGCGCACCGAGCGCCCCGCGCGGATCCAGCGGCGAAGTTCGGTGGCCGACAGCGCCAAAAGGGGCATGTCCACCCAATGCAGGGGAATCCCGGGGAGAACGGGGCGTGCATACCCCGGCCGCCCGAGGGCGACGAAGCGGACGAGGGTTTTCAGCTCGTCAATGGCGCGCCAGTTGGGCAGATCGGCGGCCATGTCCGCCCCGACGATGAAGTAAAATTCCGCGTCCGGATGCTGCCGGCGCAGCGCTCTGACCGTGTCCACCGTGTACGAGGGGCCCGGGCGGCGCAGCTCGATGTCGCAAACGCGAAAGGCCGGGTGATCGGCCACGGCCAGCTCGACCATGCGCAGCCGATGGTGCGCCGGCGACACCGCGTCGCGCATCTTGTGCGGCGGCTGGCCGGCCACAACGAACCACACCTCATCCAGGGCCAATTCGTCGCGCACCCGCTCGGCCGCCGCCAGGTGTGCCACGTGCGGCGGGTCAAAGGTGCCGCCGAAGAGTCCAACCTTCACCCGATCACCTCGGCAGTTCGATCCGCTTCTTTTCGCGCGACTCGCGGTACAGCACGATGACGTTGCCGATCACCTGAACGAGCTCCGCCCCCGTCGCCTCGGCGAGCTGGCGCGCCACTTCCTCCTTGTCTTGCGGGCAGTTTTTCAGGACGTTCAGCTTGATCAGCTCCCGCGCTTCCAGGGCGTCGTCCACCTGCTTGATCAAATTGGCGTTTACGCCGCCCTTGCCCACCTGAAAGATCGGCGTGAGGGGGTGGGCCAGGGCGCGAAGGTAGCGCTTCTGCTTGCCGGTCAGCATTCTTTCCCCTCCTTCTCGGCCGCCAGCGCCCGCAGCGCGGCGTCGCGCATGAGCGCCACCGGCGCCGGCCGGCCGGTCCACCGTTCGAAGGCCAAGGCGCCCTGGTGGACGAGCATGCCCAATCCGCCGTGGGTGACGAGCCCCCGCGCCTCGGCTTCCCGCAGCAGGCGCGTCTTGAGCGGGCGGTACACGAGGTCGCTCACGAGGAGGCCGTCGTGGAGCCACTCCGGGGGAAGCGGCGTCTCGTCCGCGTGGGGCACCATCCCCACCGACGTCGTGTTGATGAGCAGTGTCGCCTCGCGCACCGCGTCGGCCAGCCGCTCGGGGGGCACCGCCCAGGCGTCGGCGAACGGGGCGAGGTGTGCCGCCAGCTCCGCGGCCTTCTCCGGCGTGCGGTTGGCGATGGCGATGCGCGATGCGCCGCCCTTGGCCAGGCTGACGGCCACCGCCCGTGCCGCCCCGCCGGCGCCAAGGATGAGCACCCGCTGCGCAGCGAGGTCCACGCCCGTCTCCTCGACCAGGGACCGGACGTACCCGCGGCCGTCGGTGTTCGTGCCCACCAGCCGCCCGTCCGCTTCCACGATCACCGTGTTGACCGCCCCGATCGCCCGCGCCTCCTCGTCGAGCGCATCCAAGAGGGGGACAATGGCCACCTTGTGCGGGATCGTCACGTTCACCCCGCGAAAGGACAGGGCGCGCAGGGCCCGCACCGCGTCGGCCAGATGCGCCGGTGGCACGGGAAAGGCCACGTAGCGCAGGTTGAGGCCCAGGGCCGCGAAGGCGGCGTTGTGCATGGCCGGCGACAGGGAATGGCCTACGGGGTAGCCAAACAGACCCACAAGGCGCGTCTCGGCGGTGATCGTCATCGCGTTTCGCCCCTTACTTCCGTCTTGCCCCGGCGTTCCGGTGCCTTCCACCGCGGCCCACACCGCACCCCCGCCGATCCGCTCACGACGAGCCCGCCGCGCGACGAATTTCGCGGATCCGACGCAGGTGCTCCTCGTAGGTCTTGCTGAACACGTGGGAGCCGTCCGGGCGGGCAACATAGTAATAGAAGTCGTGCCGCTCGGGATGGAGCGCCGCCTCCAGCGCGCCCCGCCCCGGCGCGGCGATGGGCCCCGGCGGCAATCCGGGATAGCGATAGGTGTTGTACGGCGAGTCCACCTTCAGATCCTCGTAGAGCAGCCGCTCTTTGTGCTTCCCCAGCGCGTACTGCACGGTGGCGTCGATCTGCAGCTTCATGCCCTTCTTCAGGCGGTTGTAGATGACCCCGGCGATGCGCCGTCGCTCCTCGGGGCGCTTGGCCTCCCGCTCCACCATCGACGCGATCGTCACCACCTCGTGCAGGCGCTGGGGCGGAATGGCCAGCTCCTTGGCCACCTCGTCGAATCGCCGGCGCATCAGCGCAATCAGCTCGTTCGCGCCGTCGCCCTTCTGCAGGCGATAGGTGTCCGGATACAGGTAACCCTCGAGGCGCCGGTTGCCGGGCGGGAGCTTCCCCTCCACGCCCGCGGGGGGCTTGGCCACCGCCAGGGCCTGAAAAAACGCCGCGCGATCGGCAATGCCCAGTTCGGCCACGCGGTCGGCCATCTGCTCCAGCGTCCAGCCTTCGGGAATGGTCACCGTCACCCAGTCGCGCACGGTACGGCCTTCCGCCAAAAGGGCAACCAGCTCGCCCACGGAGATGTTGGCGGGGATGTCATAGGTGCCCGCCTTCAGCGATTGGCCGGCCGCCCGCCACCGGAAGTACGCCGCGTCGCGCACGAGCCCTTCCGCCTCGAGGTGCTCGGCGATGCGCGCCGTGCTCCAGCCCGGATCGATGGTGATGCGCTTGGCCGGGTTCTGCGGATACTCCAGCGCCGCCCACGCCCCCACGGCCAGCAGGACGGCGAGAGCGGCCGCGCTCAGCCACGCGCGATACCTCCGCATCATCGCCGAACCCGCTCCTAGATCAAGGCGCGACGCAACCCGACCCCGACGCCCTGCGGGACGTGCACGTCAACGAGGGCGCCTGTGCCGCGGACCGAAATCCATCCCAGCCCGGAGATGACGATGTCCACCGGATCGGGGGGCACCTCGAAGGTGTGGCGGACAAACGGGGGGAGGTGCTGCCAATCGCTGCCCCGTGGCGGCGACAAAAGCCCTCCACGGTGCCGCTCGTACAGGGCATCGGCGTTGACCAGCTTGGTGCGATGGATGCGCAGGCGGTTGGACACGTAGCAGACAAAGGACTGCCGCTCGCCGCGCACGAAGTCCAGCCGCGCCAGGCCGCCAAAGAACAGCGTCTGCTGGTCGTTCAGCTGGTACACCCGCGGGCGCAGGGTTTCCTCCGGGATCAAAATCTTGAGGTCCTGCGGGGACACCATGTGGCTGATCTGGTGCGCGTTGACGATGCCCGGCGTGTCGTACAGCCGGCACCCGTCGCCGAGCGGAATCTCGATGACGTCGAGGGTCGTGCCCGGAAAGCGGGATGTGGTGATGGGCCGCCGCGTATCGACGCCGTAGAGAGGAAGAAGCCGGTTGAGGAACGTCGACTTGCCGACGTTCGTCACCCCGACCACATACACGTCCCGCCCGTCGCGCAGCTCCTCAATGGCCTCCGCCACCGCCTCGAGGCGCAGCCCTTTCTTCCCGCTGCACAGCTCGATGCGCGTCGGGGTAAGGCCCAATTCCCGCGTCATCTGTTCCAGCCACAGCCGCACCTTTTGCCAGTTTGTCTGCCGGGGCAAGAGGTCGACCTTGTTCCCCACGAGGAGGACCGGGTTGTCGCCGGTGTAGCGCGCCAGGTCGGGGATCCACGTCCCGTTGACGTCAAACAGGTCGACCAGCTTGACGACGAGGGCGTCGGTCTGGCCGATCCGCTCGAGGATGCGCGCAAAGTCTTCCGCATCCAACCGGACGGTCATCACCTCATTGTAATGCGTAATGCGAAAACAACGCTGGCAGGTGACCTCTTCCCGCTCCGCGAGCACCTGGGCGGGGACGTAACCGGGTCGGGTCTCGTCCTCCGACTGCAGCACCGCTCCGCATCCGGGGCAAATCCGTTTTCCCTGCTTCATCGCGTCTCCCCCCACTTGAGCCAGCCCTTGTGCCGCATCCAGCGAAACGCGAGCCGTTCCAGCCGGCGATTGATCCGCGTCCAGAAGCCTTCTTTCCCGGCGAGGGGAAGGACCAAAATGGTAGCAAACCCCAGGCGCTTGCCCCCCAGCACGTCGGTAAAGAGCTGGTCGCCGACCACGACCACCTGATGGGGGGGCAACTGCAACATGCGCAGCGCTTTGAAAAACGCGCTGCGCATCGGTTTGCGGGCCCGATGGATATAGGGGACGCCGAGGGGATCGGCGAAGGTGGCCACGCGGGTCCGGTTGTTGTTGGAGACGATGACCACGCGAAAGCCGCGGTCCTGCACCCCCTTCAACCACGCCACCACGCGCGGCGTCGCATTCGGGCGGTCGGCTTCCACCAGCGTGTTGTCCAAATCCGTGATGATGCCGCGGATGCCCGCGTTCCACAACGCCTCCAGGTCGATCTGGTAGACGCTGTCAACATACAGGTCCGGAACAAGCCTTCTGAGTAACACCGGGTCACCTCAACCGGGAAAATATCGCCGCATCGTGTGCTCGGCCACTACTATATCATACTTCCCCATTTCCGTGCAGGCGCGATTGGAAAAAACGCGCTTTACCCGCGATCCGATTCGGCCTCTTTCCGCTTGTCGCGCCCCTGTTTGTACAGCGCCTGAAACAATTTCATCAGCGCCCGTTTTTCGATGCGCGACACGTAGGAGCGGGAAATGCCCAGTTCTTTGGCGATTTCCCGCTGCGTCTTCTCTTCCGCGCGCACGAGGCCGAAGCGGTGCAGGATCACCTCGCGTTCCCGCGGGTCGAGGGCATCCAGGTGCGCATAAATCTGGTCCTTCTCCAATTCGAACTCCACCGCGTCGACGACCTCGTCCATCTCGGTGCCCAGGATGTCCGCCAGGGTGATCTCGTTGCCTTCTTTGTCCTGGCCGATGGGATCGTGGAGCAAGACTTCCCGACGCGTCTTTTTCAAGGAGCGAAGGTGCATGAGGATCTCGTTTTCGATACAACGAGCCGCATAGGTGGCCAATTTTGTTCCCTTGTCCATCTGATAACTTTCAATCCCCTTGATCAACCCGATCGTGCCGATGGAAATCAGATCTTCGGTGTCCTCGCCCGTGTTCTCAAACTTCTTCACAATGTGGGCCACCAGGCGCAGGTTGTGCTCGATCAGCTTGTTGCGCGCCTCCCGGTCCCCCTTGGCCATCCGGCGCAGGTACAACGCCTCTTCTTCCTCGCTGAGGGGTTGGGGAAACGCGTTGTTCTTGATGTACGACACAAAGAGCAAGAGGTCTTTCAAGAGCAAGACCAAACCGCCAAACAGGCCGAACACACCCAGCCACCTCCCCGGTGCAGCGGCTTGGTGCTACTGTATGAGGCTGGGCTTCTGTCCGTGTCTGTCCCACAGCATACAGTTTGACTGTATGGTTTTGACGGGGGTATACTAAAGGCAAAAGCCCCGAAATGCGGGAGGTGAAACCCGTGGGGAACGGCGACTCTACCGCATCGGCGAGCTGGCCCGCCGATCGGGACTCAGCGTGCGCACGATCGACTACTACACGCAGATCGGTCTCTTGATTCCCGTCCGGCGAAGCCCCTCGAACTACCGCTATTACGGCGACGACGCCCTGGTCCGCCTGCGGTGGATCGAGCGGCTGAAAGCGGAGAAGTACACGTTGGAGGAAATCCGCGCATGGCTGGACGAAATCGATCACCTGCTGCGCGAGGGCGACTTGCAGAGCCTGGCCCAGCGGATGGAAGAGGTGTTGGCCTCCCTGGAACAAGCGAAAAAGGAGCTGGCCAAGCTGACGCCGGCCCTGTCCCATCTGCAAGGGCAGGACCACGATCGCGTGGCGAAGCAGTTTGCCGCGCGCGCCATGTCCACGCTCCAAGGCATGCTCGTGCTCCTGAGCAACACCCCGCCGACCCTGTGATCACCTTACCGTTTCGGCTGTCGGCGGCAAGAAAGCGCTTCACTCTACAAAATGGAGGGCGGATCCGATGTTCTTCCATCCCATGGATTTCCTGATTTTTGCGGCGTTTGGCCTCGCCCTGTGGGCGCAGATTCGCGTGCAGGGCAATTTTAGCCGCTGGCATGGCGTCCCGGCTGCGTCGGGGCTGACGGGTGCCGAGGCGGCGCGCATCCTGCTCGATCGCAACGGCCTCCACGACGTGCCCGTGGAACTCGTGCCGGGCCGCCTGACCGACCATTACGACCCCATCCACCGCGTCGTGCGCCTGTCGGAGGATGTGTACTACGGGCGAAGCATCGCCGCGCTGTCGGTGGCCTGCCACGAGGTGGGGCACGCCATCCAGCACAAGGTGCGCTACCCGATGCTCGTGCTGCGCCACCGCATGTTTCCCGTGGTCAACTTCAGCGCGTCGCTTGCCCCGCTGTTCCTCCTGGGCGGCCTTCTGCTGCAATGGGCCAACCTGATCGGCCTGGGGATCGTGCTCTTCTCGGCTGCCGTGGCCTTCCAGCTGGTCACCCTCCCCGTGGAGTTCAACGCCAGCAGCCGCGCGAAAAAGTTGATGCTGCAAGAAGGATTTATCGCCCGCGGTGAAGAAAAAGGTGTGGAAAAGGTGCTGAACGCCGCCGCGCTCACCTACGTCGCCGCGACGCTGGTGGCCGTGTTGGAATTGGTCAAGTATGTCATGATCTTTACCCAGGCCAACCGCGAAGAATAATGGAAAGGCAACCGGAACGTTTGGGAAAGGGGGTGTGCCCTTCCCCTTTGTCGGGGAAGGGCGCTGACACCTTGGAAAGTCCGAGTTTCCCTACCGTCCTGCTCAATCTGTTTGTGGTGTTCCTGCTGGTGTTCTTGAACGGGTTCTTTGTCGCCGCCGAGTTTGCCATCGTGAAGGTGCGCCAGTCGCGCATCCTCCAGCTGGTGAACGAGGGCAACCGCCGTGCGCGCTTCGCCCAGCACGTGACGAACCGCCTCGACGCGTACCTCTCGGCGTGCCAGTTGGGGATCACCCTCTCGTCCCTCGGTTTGGGTTGGGTGGGGGAGCCGGCCATCGCGCGGATGATCGAGCCGGCCCTCAAGCCGCTCGGCGTTCCGCCCATGGCCGTGCACAGCATCGCGTTCGTCGTCGCGTTCTCCTTCATCACGTTCCTGCACATCGTGCTGGGCGAGCTGGCGCCCAAATCCATCGCCATCCGCAAGGCGGAACCCGTCACGCTGTGGCTCTCCCCGCCGCTGATGCTCTTTTACAAAGTGATGTATCCGGTCATCTGGTTCTTGAACGGCACGGCAAATTGGTTCTTGCGGCGCATCGGCATTGAACCGGTCGACGAGCTCCAGCAGGCCCACACCGAAGAGGAGATCCGCATCCTCGTCAAGCAGAGCCATCAGCGCGGCCTCATCGATCAAACGGAGCGCGTCCTCGTCGACAACGTCTTTGAATTTTCCGAACGGGTGGCCCGCGAAGTGATGGTGCCGCGGACCAAAATGGTCGTCTTGTACCTAGAAGATTCCTTTGAGGAGAACCTCAGCATCGCCCGCGAAACGCGCCATACACGCTATCCGGTGGCCGAAGAGGACAAGGACAACATCATCGGCTTCGTTCACGTTTCGGATCTGTACGCCGAAGCCCTGAAACCCGGCAAGGACAAGAGCCTCAAGCCCCTCATCCGCCCGATTTTGACCGTTCCGGAATCGATGGAGCTCAGCCAAGTGCTGCGGCTGATGCAGAAAAAGCGCGTGCACATGGCCATTGTCGTCGACGAGTACGGCGGAACGGCGGGGCTGCTCACCCTCGAAGACATTCTCGAGGAAATCGTCGGCGAGATTCAAGATGAATTCGACGATGAGCGCCCCTTGTGGGAAAAGAAGGGCGACGTGTATTCCGTCGACGGGCGCGTGCTGATCGAGACGGTCAACGAGCTGCTGCAGCTCGACATCGAGAACGAAGAGGTCGACTCCATCGGCGGGTGGGTCTACGCCCGCCTGGAAGGGGCGCCGGAAGTAGGGAAGACGGTGGTGTACGACAACGTGCTGTTCGAGGTGGCGGAGATGGACCGGCTGCGCATCTCCCGCTTGAACATCAGGCGCCTGCCGCCGGAGACGGCCAGCGCCGCCGCGGACGATGCCACCGTGGAAGCCACGGTGGAACAGCGGTGACGCTGCCCTCTAGACGACGTCAAAAAACACGAACAGGTACACCCACACCGCAAACGCGAGGGCGGCGAGCAGCACCCCCACCCACACGACGGCAAAGGCGGCAAACCTGCGCCCCGCCGTCCGGGCCAGCCCGTTCCACACCGCGGGCAACACCAGCAGGATCAGCCCCAAAAACACCGCCAAGAAGGGGCCCAAAAAGAGCAGCTCTTCGTACAGCACGGCCACCCCTCCTCGTCTTGCGGGTGTGCCGTGTTAGGGTATGCGGCAAGGTCCGGGGCGGTTATTCGTTTGCCGCCACCACCCTCATCACCTCGCCGAACAGGCGGGTGGCCTGGTTTTTGCCTTCTCGGCTCTGCCCGCGCACCAAGACGGCCACCGCGTAACGCGGCTGTGGTGCAGGCCCAAATCCCACAAACCAATGGTGATTGACCTGACGTTGGCCCAGGACTGCCTGGGCCGTTCCGCTTTTTCCGGCAAGTTTCCAGGGATGGGCGCCCAGCGCCGTTCCCGTCCCCTCCTCCACCACCCCGCGCATGAGCTTGCGCAGGCGGTAGGCCGTGTACGGCGAAACGCCCGACGCGTCGGGGAGACGCCGCTTGGAAAACACGACAAAGGATGCGCCGGTTTGGTAGCGCAGCTCCGTCGCCACCCGCACGGAGACGGGCGTTCCGCCATTGAGGAGCGTCACGACGAGATTGGCCGCCGCCAGGGGCGTCAGGCGCACATCGCGCTGCCCGATGGCCGTCTGAACGAGTGCCCCCTCGTCCGCCTTCTCCTCCGGGCGGGCAAACACCTGGCCCGCTTCCTCTTCGGCAAACTGGGCCAGTCGCGGGAGGCGAAAAAAGGGCGCCTCCGCCCAGCCCACGGTGCCGACGACGCCGAGGGCCCGCGCATACCGTTCGATCGTCTCGCCGCCCAGGCGCCTGGCCAGCTCGGCAAACACGAGATTGCACGACTGGGCGAACCCCTCGGCCAGGGTGAGGTGGCCGTGGCCACCTGGTTTCCAGCAGGAAAAGCCGTACCGGCCCAGCTCGCCGGAACAGAAGAAGCGCTCCTCCTCCGTCGTCACACCCTCCTCGAGGGCGGCGGCGGCGACGACGATCTTGAACACCGAACCCGGCGGCGTGCGCATCAGGGCGCGGTTTCGCCACGCGTCTCCCGTGGCGTAGGGATGGCGCGGATCAAAGGCCGGGCGGCTCACCATGGCCCGCACCTCCGCCGTTTTGGCGTCGAGGACGACGATCGCCCCGTCGCGCAAGGGAAAGCGATCGGCGACGCGCTCCAGCGCCTGCTGCAGCGGGCGATCAAGGGTGGTCACCAGTTCCAGCGGATAGAAGGGGTTGTCCGGCGCGCGAAGGCGGAGGCCCAGGCCGGACAGCACATTCCCGCGCGCGTCGGTGAAGTAGGCCAGCGTTGTCGACCCCACCCCCTGCAGAAAGGGCTCAAAGGACCGCTCCAACCCCGCGGCGCCGACCAACTGGGTGAGCGGCACGTCCGCGCGCCCCCACCCCTCCCGGTACAAGCGGCGCACCAGATCGGGGTTTTGGCTGACAAAGCCAAGCACATGGCGCGCCACGCCGCCTTCCGGATAGCGCTCGGCAACCGAGAAGACGCGCACCTCGGGAAGGCCCAGGGCCGCGACGGCGCGCGCCTGTTTCGCCGTGAGGGCCACCAGGCGGCCGCGGGCGTCGCGCCAGAAGTCAGGACCCTTCGCCTCCCGAAACCAGCGCGCAAGGCGGTCGGGATCGGCGCGGAGAATGGCCGCCAGTCGCCGCGTGGCCGCGTCGTCGGGCACCGCGCGCCGCGCGACGGGCAAAAAGGCCAGCGCGCACACCGTGCGCCCGGTGAGCGGCCGCCCCTGGCGATCGACGATGGGCCCGCGTCCGGTGTCGAGCACGAGCACGCGCTCCCGCTGGCGCACCGACGCCTCCACCAGGTCGATGCCGCGCTCGGAGAAACTGCGCTGCGCCCACACCTGAATCCATCCCAGCCGTCCCAAAAGCGCCGCCCACATCACTGCGCCAACCACAAGCAGCGCGATGAGGCGGTTGCGGTGCCGCCCTCCCTGCGCCGCATCCATCGTCCCATCCTCCCCGCGAGCGGGATACTGGATAGGATAGCCAGGATCGCGGCAGGGCAAACGGGGCCAACACCGTCCTGGAACCGAAAGCCGGTCTCGTTGCGAGGAAAACGGAAAGCGGCCCGCATGGCTCGGGCCGCCGCTTTCGCTGGCGCGCGTTTGTGCACGCAAGATACGCGGGGCACCGGTTCAGCGCCCCGCGTTTTCTTCCTCCTGGAAATAGAGCCACTCGTCGAAGGCTTCCGCCGCCCGCTCCCATTCGTCCTCATCCTCGATGGGTTCCACGGCAACCGGACCGTCATTCCCGAAGCGGACGCGGAAGAGATACCAGTCTTCCCCGTCCGCGTCGCGCCGCCCCTTGAGCACGGCGTAGACCGTGCCGTCCAGGTCAAACTCGGTCAGCACACGGTAGCGCTCCTCCGACCCGTCGCCGACGAGGGCCACCTCGTCGCCCATCGCCTCGCGCAGGTAAAAGACCTCGCGGGCCATGCGCGGTTCCGTCATCGCTTCGCCTCCCTGCCGTCCGCCGCATCGGCCTCGTCGTCCTCCCCCGCGTCGTCGGCGTCGCCGTCCAGCACGCCTTCCTCGGCGAGGGTCTGGTAGGCGTCCTCGATCACCTGCCAGGCGGCGTTGAACTCGTCCTCGTCTTCAACGGGAGCCAGGCTGCCGTCCTCCTCCAAGCGGAACAGGAAGACGTCTTGTTCCTCGTCGTTGATCTGCTCCTCGGGCACCAGGGCAAAATAGCGGGTCCCGTTGTGCTCGAACTCGTACATCACGCGAAAATCCCGTTCGTCCTCCCCATCCACCAGCGTCACCGGATCGCCCACTTCAATCGGCTCCTGCATCGCCATGCCATTCCCTCCTTTTGGCGTCCAAATACCCTTGCAACATGACCGCCGCGGCCACCTTGTCGACCACCTGCTTGCGCCGGCGCCGGCTGAGATCGGCCTCAAGGAGCGTCCGCTCGGCCAGCACCGTGGTCAGCCGCTCGTCCCACAGGTGGACCGGCAAGGTCAGCCGCTTTTCAAGAAAGCGCGCGAAGGCCTGGCACCGTTCGCCGGTCGGCCCCAGGGTGCCGTTCATGTTCCGGGGCAGGCCGACGACGATGGCCGTCACACCGTACTGTTCGATGAGACGCTGAAGAGCGGCCACATCGGCTTCCTTCGACGTGCGGCGGATGACGGCGACGCCCTGGGCGGTCAGGCCCAGCTCGTCGCTCACCGCCACGCCGATGGTCCGCTCCCCCACGTCCAGCCCCATGATGCGCATGGCAACCGTTCCCACTCCTAGTCTGATCCGCCGGCGCACCCGTCATGCACCGTGCCCGCGGCGCGCCGCCCTTAGAAGCGGCACCACGCTCCGCCGGCCGGGCGGCGCCGTCCCCAAGCCGCGGTCACTCCCGGCCGTTCACCTGCAGGTAGTGCTTCACCAGCTCTTCGATCAGCTCGTCGCGCTCCACCTTGCGAATCAGCGTGCGGGCGTTGTTGTGGCGGGCAATGTAGGCCGGGTCGCCCGACAAGAGGTACCCCACCAGCTGGTTGATCGGGTTGTATCCCTTTTCCTTGAGGGCGTCGTAGACGGTGAGGATGACGTCGCGCGGCGAGATGTCCGCGCTGTCCTCCTTCACGCGGAAACGCATCGTCTTGTCCATCGAACTCATGGTCCGGTGCCACCTCGCTCCAGCGGTCCTAACGGTACAAATTCGCCGCGAAGGGCCGGTTTCCTCTTCGCGGCGACACGGGTTTTTTTGCCCCTTGTCATGGCGAAACCCGCGCGCGGCTCCCACCTGCGCCGCGCGACGCGCTCGCCCGCCTTCGCGTCAGCCCACCTGCACCGCGCGCACGAACTCCTTGACGTAGCCAAGCGCCTCGTCAAGCCGCTGCGGGTCGCGGCCCCCGGCCTGGGCCAGGTCCGGACGGCCACCGCCGCCCCCGCCGCAGCGCGCAGCCACTTCCTTGACGAGCTTCCCGGCGTGGAAGCCGCGCTGCACGAGGTCCGATGTGACGCCGGCAACGAGGCTAACCTTGCCCTCGCGCGCCGTGCCGAGGACGACGATGCCCGAGCCGAGCTTCTTCTTCAGCTCGTCGCACAGGGCGCGCAGGCCGTCCATGTCGACGCCGCTCACCTTGGCGGCGATCACCTTCACCCCTTCCACCGTCTCGGCCCGCTCGGCGAGGGACTGGGCCTCGAGGCGACTGAGCCGCGCCTGCAGCGACTCGTTCTGCCGCTCCAGCGCGCGCAGCTCCTCCTGCAGGTGCTGGATGCGTGCCGGCACGTCGCTGACGTGGCCCGCCTTTAGCATGTCCGCCGCCGTGCGCAGCAAGTCGAGCTGCTGGCCCACGTATTCGTAGGCGTGGCGGCCGGTCACCGCCTCGATGCGCCGCGTGCCGGCGCCGATGCCGCTTTCGCTGACGATCTTGAAGAGGCCGATTTCCGCCGTGTTGCGCACGTGGCAGCCGCCGCACAGCTCGAGGCTGTAGTCGCCCACCTGCACGACGCGCACAATATCGCCATACTTCTCCCCGAAGAGGGCCATCGCCCCCATGGCCTTGGCCTTCTCCAGCTCGGTGTGGAAGATGGTCACGTCGATTCTCTTCCAGATTTGCTCGTTCACCCGCCGCTCGATGCGCTGAAGCTCCTCGGCGGTGAGGGCGCTGAAGTGGGTGAAGTCGAAGCGCAGCCGGTCCGGCGCCACGAGGGAGCCGGCCTGGTTGGCGTGCTCGCCGAGGATCTCCTTGAGGGCCTTGTGCAGGAGGTGCGTGGCGGTGTGGTTCTTGACGATGTCGGCGCGCGCCGCCCTGTCCACCGCCGCCATCACCGCGTCGCCGACGCGCACCCGGCCGCGGACGACGCGCACGGTGTGGACGTGCTGGCCGTTGGGGCCCTTCTGCACGTCGTCCACCTCGAGCTCCCCGTTGGGCCCAACGATGCGCCCCTTGTCGGCCACCTGGCCGCCGCTCTCGGCGTAGAAGGGCGTCTCGGCGAGGATCACCTGGGCCGTGTCGCCCTCGGCCACCTC is a genomic window of Calditerricola satsumensis containing:
- the yqeK gene encoding bis(5'-nucleosyl)-tetraphosphatase (symmetrical) YqeK translates to MGNGSVDRETLLRALRDEVPEPRYLHTLGVVEAAVRLAERYGADPTKAELAAILHDFAKFWPIDRLRAAVQASAFPQDVLAYDAELWHGPVAAEVAKARFGVADEDVLNAIRYHTTGRPGMSVLEKVVCLADYIEPGRQFPGVDEIRRLAEVDLDAALAKALGGTIAYLISRGMRVYPLTLLAYNDLIGACAARNKEGGG
- a CDS encoding nicotinate-nucleotide adenylyltransferase — encoded protein: MKVGLFGGTFDPPHVAHLAAAERVRDELALDEVWFVVAGQPPHKMRDAVSPAHHRLRMVELAVADHPAFRVCDIELRRPGPSYTVDTVRALRRQHPDAEFYFIVGADMAADLPNWRAIDELKTLVRFVALGRPGYARPVLPGIPLHWVDMPLLALSATELRRWIRAGRSVRYLVPEAVRQYMEAHEVYGKRKR
- the yhbY gene encoding ribosome assembly RNA-binding protein YhbY: MLTGKQKRYLRALAHPLTPIFQVGKGGVNANLIKQVDDALEARELIKLNVLKNCPQDKEEVARQLAEATGAELVQVIGNVIVLYRESREKKRIELPR
- a CDS encoding shikimate dehydrogenase, with protein sequence MTITAETRLVGLFGYPVGHSLSPAMHNAAFAALGLNLRYVAFPVPPAHLADAVRALRALSFRGVNVTIPHKVAIVPLLDALDEEARAIGAVNTVIVEADGRLVGTNTDGRGYVRSLVEETGVDLAAQRVLILGAGGAARAVAVSLAKGGASRIAIANRTPEKAAELAAHLAPFADAWAVPPERLADAVREATLLINTTSVGMVPHADETPLPPEWLHDGLLVSDLVYRPLKTRLLREAEARGLVTHGGLGMLVHQGALAFERWTGRPAPVALMRDAALRALAAEKEGKEC
- the mltG gene encoding endolytic transglycosylase MltG; its protein translation is MMRRYRAWLSAAALAVLLAVGAWAALEYPQNPAKRITIDPGWSTARIAEHLEAEGLVRDAAYFRWRAAGQSLKAGTYDIPANISVGELVALLAEGRTVRDWVTVTIPEGWTLEQMADRVAELGIADRAAFFQALAVAKPPAGVEGKLPPGNRRLEGYLYPDTYRLQKGDGANELIALMRRRFDEVAKELAIPPQRLHEVVTIASMVEREAKRPEERRRIAGVIYNRLKKGMKLQIDATVQYALGKHKERLLYEDLKVDSPYNTYRYPGLPPGPIAAPGRGALEAALHPERHDFYYYVARPDGSHVFSKTYEEHLRRIREIRRAAGSS
- the yqeH gene encoding ribosome biogenesis GTPase YqeH, translating into MKQGKRICPGCGAVLQSEDETRPGYVPAQVLAEREEVTCQRCFRITHYNEVMTVRLDAEDFARILERIGQTDALVVKLVDLFDVNGTWIPDLARYTGDNPVLLVGNKVDLLPRQTNWQKVRLWLEQMTRELGLTPTRIELCSGKKGLRLEAVAEAIEELRDGRDVYVVGVTNVGKSTFLNRLLPLYGVDTRRPITTSRFPGTTLDVIEIPLGDGCRLYDTPGIVNAHQISHMVSPQDLKILIPEETLRPRVYQLNDQQTLFFGGLARLDFVRGERQSFVCYVSNRLRIHRTKLVNADALYERHRGGLLSPPRGSDWQHLPPFVRHTFEVPPDPVDIVISGLGWISVRGTGALVDVHVPQGVGVGLRRALI
- a CDS encoding YqeG family HAD IIIA-type phosphatase, encoding MLLRRLVPDLYVDSVYQIDLEALWNAGIRGIITDLDNTLVEADRPNATPRVVAWLKGVQDRGFRVVIVSNNNRTRVATFADPLGVPYIHRARKPMRSAFFKALRMLQLPPHQVVVVGDQLFTDVLGGKRLGFATILVLPLAGKEGFWTRINRRLERLAFRWMRHKGWLKWGETR
- the sigK gene encoding RNA polymerase sporulation sigma factor SigK, coding for MFGLFGGLVLLLKDLLLFVSYIKNNAFPQPLSEEEEALYLRRMAKGDREARNKLIEHNLRLVAHIVKKFENTGEDTEDLISIGTIGLIKGIESYQMDKGTKLATYAARCIENEILMHLRSLKKTRREVLLHDPIGQDKEGNEITLADILGTEMDEVVDAVEFELEKDQIYAHLDALDPREREVILHRFGLVRAEEKTQREIAKELGISRSYVSRIEKRALMKLFQALYKQGRDKRKEAESDRG